A region from the Pelecanus crispus isolate bPelCri1 chromosome 11, bPelCri1.pri, whole genome shotgun sequence genome encodes:
- the LOC104030277 gene encoding uncharacterized protein LOC104030277, whose amino-acid sequence MISHMDQKEELWFSHLHAYKGKTVLSGTCPAEDGIVSKKEENAHQGIPGPVEPKGLLLGLSKENSSQSPAQDPVLPRRSERVQRPLGKRQSRVMLRGKSFRRLPDIIQQRNPSVGRLTICGDCGKSFRVSSNLVQHRRIHTGEKPFACTECGESFRQRSHLIQHQRIHTGERPYKCSECGKSFSMSSKLIRHQVTHTGEKPYKCAECGKSFSGNSQLIQHQRVHTGEKPYECSDCGKSFSVSSALTRHQRVHTGEKPYECTECGKSFSQSSELMKHQRVHTGEKPYECSECGKSFTVSSALIQHRRFHMGERPYGCTECGKSFTVSSHLIQHRRFHTGERPFECTECGKSFLWRSALLRHHRVHTGERPYACADCGDSFRQSAHLIQHRRIHTGERPYACADCGKGFTVSSALLRHQQIHRGGEP is encoded by the exons ATGATCTCCCACATGGATCAGAAGGAGGAACTGTGGTTCTCCCACCTCCACGCCTACAAAGGGAAGACCGTTCTGAGTGGCACCTGTCCAG CTGAAGATGGGATTGTgagcaagaaagaggaaaatgccCACCAAGGCATCCCCGGGCCAGTGGAGCCCAAAGGTTTACTCTTGGGACTCTCTAAGGAGAACAGTTCCCAGAGTCCTGCACAGGACCCAGTCCTCCCACGCAGGTCAGAAAGGGTTCAGAGACCTCTGGGGAAGAGACAAAGCCGAGTGATGCTGCGTGGAAAAAGTTTCAGGAGGCTGCCAGATATTATCCAGCAGAGAAATCCTTCTGTGGGGAGACTGACGATATGTGGGGACTGTGGGAAGAGCTTCCGGGTGAGCTCCAACCTCGTCCAGCATCGGAGAATCCACACTGGAGAGAAACCCTTTGCCTGCACCGAGTGCGGGGAGAGTTTCCGGCAGCGGTCGCATCTCATCCAGCACCAGAGAATCCACACAGGGGAGAGGCCCTACAAGTGCTCTGAGTGTGGAAAGAGCTTCAGCATGAGCTCAAAGCTGATCCGGCACCAGGTAACCCACACCGGCGAGAAGCCCTACAAGTGCGCCGAGTGCGGGAAGAGCTTCTCCGGGAACTCGCAGCTCATCCAGCACCAGCGAGTGCACACCGGTGAGAAACCCTACGAGTGCAGCGACTGTGGGAAGAGCTTCAGTGTGAGCTCAGCCCTGACACGTCACCAGCGGGTCCACACCGGGGAGAAACCCTACGAGTGCACAGAGTGTGGGAAGAGCTTCAGCCAGAGCTCCGAGCTCATGAAGCACCAGCGGGTCCACACCGGGGAGAAGCCATACGAGTGCTCCGAGTGCGGGAAGAGCTTCACCGTGAGTTCAGCCCTCATCCAACACCGGCGTTTCCACATGGGTGAACGCCCCTACGGGTGCACGGAGTGTGGAAAGAGCTTCACTGTGAGCTCCCACCTCATCCAGCACCGCCGCTTCCACACCGGGGAGCGCCCCTTTGAGTGCACCGAGTGCGGGAAGAGCTTCCTGTGGAGATCAGCCCTGCTCCGGCACCACCGGGTCCACACAGGGGAGAGGCCCTACGCCTGTGCTGACTGCGGGGACAGCTTTCGGCAGAGCGCCCACCTCATCCAGCACCGGCGCATCCACACCGGGGAGCGTCCCTACGCTTGTGCCGACTGCGGGAAGGGCTTCACCGTGAGCTCTGCGCTCCTCCGCCACCAGCAGATCCACAGGGGTGGGGAGCCCTAG